The Cylindrospermopsis curvispora GIHE-G1 genome contains a region encoding:
- a CDS encoding AAA domain-containing protein, translating to MNFNEPNETEENKIEELDRGGFKRQLKNLIYTAAEISPVTQAQWEKLLEIYNFASLSIEVIIQTICRNSAFYSQERLSLNFPSISPRIPLSGNQQIALEMALSNSPITVISGTGATGKTSIAKNLAQVAIDCSHKMLILAHNLASLSPYYNLTTYPLVLSPQGDYYQKVINRLRYDNLAQAKMDYLPLHLLPDVELSKLRTPAKLETWLPIIENNTYQQLADILKLESEFQNLTQARLNLLAYRLKQLLPFLQEQLRLSQIYNHLSQAGIEEIARQLLANPQVTITGTVAEFMQVENRVLWETSFDIIIVEEANRLHWIELLFLAGLCKKLVLFGEDMSPTYGQAKKSIPYPYNCLQFNCFQWLQRHLSPAYVCTLKEQFRLHPVMAKVVYSCICNYWVYSQSYYIDDNLPGINLSQINRRIIWQDVSDTMVGDKPVAENMVRFLEKLIRNQDGQVMSEIGMITFSPTQTDAIKEILPTISSIYQNQLFVGTAGEWSGKERKIIMVNCSGSPKNIPVEDINIALTRAKDYLFLFGDCDVWRRYNSPLRSLLYHPAVSQERQVII from the coding sequence ACAATTAAAAAATTTAATATATACAGCAGCTGAAATTTCACCTGTTACCCAAGCACAATGGGAAAAACTATTAGAGATTTACAATTTTGCCTCATTATCCATAGAGGTAATCATACAAACGATCTGTAGGAACAGCGCATTTTACTCTCAGGAGCGATTATCCTTAAACTTTCCTTCCATTAGTCCTAGGATTCCCCTGAGTGGAAATCAACAAATAGCGTTGGAAATGGCACTTTCAAATAGTCCTATCACTGTGATTTCCGGAACAGGAGCAACAGGAAAAACCTCTATTGCTAAAAATCTTGCTCAAGTGGCTATTGATTGTTCTCATAAGATGTTGATTTTAGCTCATAATTTGGCATCCTTGTCACCCTATTATAACCTAACAACTTATCCACTGGTACTTTCCCCACAAGGGGATTATTATCAAAAGGTAATCAATCGCTTACGTTATGATAATTTAGCTCAAGCTAAAATGGATTATTTGCCATTACATTTACTACCAGATGTAGAGTTGTCAAAATTAAGAACACCAGCAAAATTAGAAACATGGTTGCCAATTATTGAAAATAACACCTATCAACAATTAGCAGATATACTAAAGTTAGAGTCAGAATTTCAAAACTTAACCCAAGCAAGACTAAACTTATTAGCTTATCGGTTGAAACAACTATTGCCTTTTTTACAAGAGCAATTAAGATTAAGCCAAATTTATAATCACCTCTCACAAGCAGGAATTGAAGAAATTGCCCGTCAACTTTTAGCCAATCCACAAGTCACTATTACTGGTACTGTTGCTGAGTTCATGCAGGTGGAAAATAGGGTTTTATGGGAAACTAGTTTTGATATAATCATCGTAGAAGAAGCAAATCGTCTCCATTGGATAGAGCTATTATTTTTGGCAGGATTATGCAAAAAACTGGTTTTGTTTGGTGAAGATATGTCTCCAACATATGGACAAGCTAAAAAATCTATCCCATATCCTTATAACTGTTTGCAATTTAATTGCTTTCAATGGCTGCAAAGGCATTTATCACCAGCTTATGTTTGTACATTAAAGGAACAGTTTAGACTACATCCAGTCATGGCTAAAGTTGTCTACTCGTGTATTTGTAATTATTGGGTATATAGTCAGTCATATTACATTGATGATAACCTACCTGGAATCAATCTATCGCAAATTAATAGAAGAATTATTTGGCAAGATGTATCTGACACCATGGTAGGGGATAAACCCGTAGCAGAAAATATGGTTAGATTTTTAGAAAAATTAATCAGAAATCAGGATGGACAAGTTATGTCCGAAATAGGGATGATTACATTTTCTCCAACCCAGACAGATGCTATTAAGGAAATTTTACCTACAATCTCATCCATATATCAGAATCAACTATTTGTTGGTACAGCAGGAGAATGGAGTGGAAAGGAAAGGAAAATCATTATGGTTAATTGTTCAGGTAGTCCTAAAAATATTCCAGTAGAGGATATTAATATAGCCCTAACAAGAGCAAAAGATTATCTATTTTTATTTGGTGACTGTGATGTATGGCGAAGATATAATTCTCCCCTTAGATCATTATTATATCATCCTGCTGTCTCTCAAGAACGTCAAGTTATCATCTAA
- the sodB gene encoding superoxide dismutase [Fe], whose protein sequence is MAFTQLPLPYDFNALESYGMKAETFEYHYGKHHKAYVDNLNKLTEGTDLADKSLEEVIQISFKDASKAGVFNNAAQVWNHTFFWNSLKPAGGGVPTGVLADRISQDFGSFDKFKEEFSTAAATQFGSGWAWLVDDGGTLKVIKTPNAENPLVHGKKPLLTIDVWEHAYYIDFRNARPAFIKNFLDNLANWEFAAANLG, encoded by the coding sequence ATGGCATTTACACAGCTTCCTTTACCATACGACTTTAACGCTTTAGAAAGTTACGGCATGAAAGCTGAAACCTTTGAATACCATTATGGTAAGCATCACAAAGCATACGTAGACAACCTAAACAAGCTAACTGAAGGTACAGATTTGGCGGATAAGTCTCTGGAAGAAGTAATCCAAATTTCCTTCAAAGATGCATCTAAAGCTGGGGTTTTCAACAATGCAGCACAGGTTTGGAACCATACTTTCTTTTGGAATTCGCTTAAACCTGCAGGTGGCGGTGTCCCTACCGGAGTATTAGCAGACAGAATTAGTCAAGACTTTGGTAGTTTTGACAAATTTAAAGAAGAATTTTCCACAGCAGCAGCAACTCAATTCGGCAGTGGTTGGGCTTGGTTAGTTGATGATGGTGGTACGCTCAAAGTAATCAAAACACCAAACGCCGAAAACCCTCTAGTACACGGTAAAAAACCACTCTTAACCATTGATGTATGGGAACACGCTTACTATATAGACTTTAGAAATGCGCGTCCAGCATTCATCAAAAACTTCTTAGACAATTTAGCCAACTGGGAATTTGCTGCTGCAAATTTAGGCTAA
- a CDS encoding phospholipase D-like domain-containing protein, with translation MKIQVRLSGKFERLLLNGTQATSVSLNYLVQEVQAISTKYRRRTPELLRQSFGLDFIPESVLINLCKQSRGAMRASDIYQVPSLKLLKHIDSQLNDRDIQEYAYNFVCEEGSISLTAGDTQIPIFSGTVYEQMGNYLLTIQESDYPGLNSDFIQLLWNASQDYWQNLPDLEKINYALKSHDLNNFFLNFDCHLSNNNVQQVKIWIPIEELPIRLRSAITFLGFSSKIQEDYISKLTTDVQLLVDQYVSTYQYQPIGLPDELQPNPSHASQISFVIDSGKNRRTIHQIIDQASEFLLVSSYIIEDEHLTELICHKSAKLPVYILTDLNNELLDRIDEQISDSMVIPEQYQITDERKKSCLRMLLSENILIRSGAFHLKTYISEKAAYLGSCNLTRRSLDFNTEAGIVVSNNSQHEHLISYFQNFWYNHSKNEVIPDANSDGFRLRSVIYPRRYRKNHDNFLTSAQYQQDLIENLRNFPHNEQIRIYSRSFQPSREIAGYLGSLNTRVFIDSSVSVRYENFYRRSFNVQNIRKIDNLHAKITILGNKVAYIGGINFNFNIDFIFHDNPNMNQANLYDLMYKTTDKMEINQIIDRLENLNLLK, from the coding sequence ATGAAAATACAAGTTAGATTATCGGGAAAATTTGAAAGACTGCTATTAAATGGAACACAAGCTACATCCGTATCCTTAAATTATTTAGTTCAAGAAGTACAAGCGATATCTACCAAATATCGGAGAAGAACACCTGAATTGTTACGTCAATCTTTCGGATTAGATTTTATCCCAGAATCGGTTTTAATTAACTTGTGCAAACAAAGTCGTGGTGCTATGAGAGCAAGTGATATTTACCAAGTACCATCTCTCAAGTTGCTCAAACATATAGACTCTCAATTAAATGATCGAGATATTCAGGAATATGCTTATAACTTTGTCTGCGAGGAAGGAAGCATTAGTTTAACAGCAGGAGATACACAAATTCCTATTTTTTCTGGTACTGTTTATGAACAAATGGGAAATTACCTCCTGACTATACAAGAATCTGATTACCCAGGTTTAAACTCAGATTTTATCCAACTACTATGGAACGCATCTCAAGATTATTGGCAAAATTTACCTGATTTGGAAAAAATTAATTATGCTTTGAAATCTCATGATTTAAATAATTTCTTTCTTAATTTTGATTGTCACCTATCTAATAATAATGTTCAACAAGTGAAAATTTGGATTCCTATAGAGGAATTACCTATCAGATTAAGATCTGCTATTACATTCCTAGGATTTAGTAGCAAAATACAGGAAGATTATATATCAAAATTGACCACAGATGTTCAGTTACTAGTTGATCAATATGTGTCAACATACCAATATCAACCCATAGGTTTACCTGATGAACTACAACCAAATCCCTCACATGCGTCTCAAATTAGTTTTGTAATCGATAGTGGTAAAAATCGGAGAACTATCCACCAAATTATTGACCAAGCAAGTGAGTTTTTACTAGTTTCTAGTTATATTATTGAGGATGAGCACTTAACAGAATTAATTTGTCACAAGTCCGCAAAATTACCTGTTTATATATTAACAGATTTAAACAATGAACTTTTAGACCGCATTGATGAACAAATATCAGATTCTATGGTCATACCGGAACAATATCAAATAACCGATGAACGTAAAAAATCTTGTTTGAGAATGCTGTTGAGTGAGAATATACTGATTCGTAGTGGTGCTTTCCATTTAAAAACCTATATTTCGGAAAAAGCTGCTTATCTGGGGTCCTGTAATCTGACTCGTCGCAGTTTGGACTTTAATACGGAAGCTGGAATAGTCGTTAGTAATAATTCTCAGCATGAACATCTAATTAGTTATTTCCAAAATTTTTGGTATAATCACAGTAAAAATGAGGTTATACCTGATGCTAATAGTGATGGATTTCGGTTGCGCTCCGTGATTTATCCTCGAAGATATAGAAAAAATCATGATAACTTTTTGACATCAGCACAATATCAGCAAGATTTGATAGAAAACCTCCGCAATTTTCCTCACAATGAACAGATCAGAATTTATAGTCGTAGTTTTCAACCATCTAGGGAAATAGCAGGTTATCTTGGTTCATTAAATACGAGAGTTTTTATTGATTCGAGTGTGTCTGTGAGATATGAAAACTTCTATAGGAGGAGCTTTAATGTTCAGAATATTCGCAAGATTGATAATCTCCATGCTAAGATTACTATTTTAGGGAATAAAGTAGCTTACATTGGGGGAATTAATTTTAATTTCAATATTGATTTTATTTTCCATGATAACCCTAACATGAATCAGGCAAATTTATATGATTTGATGTATAAAACTACTGATAAAATGGAAATTAACCAAATCATTGATAGACTAGAAAATCTAAATTTATTAAAGTAA